A single region of the Solwaraspora sp. WMMD406 genome encodes:
- a CDS encoding DUF2993 domain-containing protein — MRTWRRRGKGGRIRRPRGRRAWLLVAVAVVGLVAATLVTADRIAARVVAGRLADTVACLAGLTEPPEVTVHGFPFLHQATTGRFAGVTVTADELGRLDLPVTELTAEIRDVEIDGDLLGGDLLGGDGGGGGDGGGDGPPASDVDQPVVRIGQLRVAATVAFAELTELAGTGSDGTGSDGGLLSDAGPLAGADLRIRGDDAGRLVVDVTANLFGQTIPVTLYAVPALDGRTLRIEPVEVEVLGMRRSADRLPGAIGDRRIERELPDLPIGLEYHDLTVTADGLCLEITGESISVGGDDLPTPRQTTARDTGECGDRP, encoded by the coding sequence ATGCGTACCTGGCGACGGCGCGGCAAAGGCGGACGTATCCGGCGACCACGCGGCAGACGGGCCTGGCTGCTGGTCGCCGTGGCGGTGGTCGGGCTCGTCGCCGCGACCCTGGTCACCGCCGACCGGATCGCAGCCCGGGTGGTCGCCGGCCGGCTCGCCGACACCGTCGCCTGCCTCGCCGGGCTGACCGAACCACCCGAGGTCACGGTGCACGGGTTCCCTTTCCTCCACCAGGCGACGACCGGACGGTTCGCCGGGGTCACCGTGACCGCCGACGAGCTGGGTAGGCTCGACCTGCCGGTCACCGAGCTGACCGCCGAGATCCGCGACGTCGAGATCGACGGCGACCTGCTCGGTGGCGACCTGCTCGGCGGTGACGGCGGCGGCGGCGGTGACGGCGGCGGCGACGGTCCGCCGGCGTCCGACGTCGACCAGCCGGTGGTCCGGATCGGCCAGCTGCGGGTGGCGGCCACCGTCGCCTTCGCGGAGCTCACCGAGCTGGCCGGGACCGGATCCGACGGGACCGGATCCGACGGTGGCCTGCTGTCCGATGCTGGTCCACTGGCCGGTGCAGACCTGCGGATCCGTGGCGACGACGCCGGCCGACTGGTGGTCGACGTGACCGCCAACCTGTTCGGCCAGACCATTCCGGTCACGCTGTACGCCGTACCGGCGCTAGACGGTCGCACGCTGCGGATCGAACCGGTCGAGGTCGAGGTGCTCGGGATGCGCCGTTCCGCCGACCGGCTGCCCGGTGCCATCGGCGACCGCCGCATCGAGCGCGAACTGCCAGACCTGCCGATCGGCCTCGAATACCACGACCTGACGGTGACCGCCGACGGGCTGTGTCTGGAGATCACCGGAGAGTCGATCAGCGTCGGCGGTGACGACCTGCCGACACCCCGGCAGACCACCGCCCGAGACACCGGCGAGTGCGGGGATCGGCCGTGA
- a CDS encoding ATP-binding protein — translation MADRLRTARDGAFVGRTAEVAAFRATLAGAPGTRPVWYLHGPGGIGKSMLLRRFAVEARDAGRIVVQADGAGIEPSPDGFTAAAYAATSGAPAVLLVDTFERCQGLESWLRDRFLPQISDGVVVVIASRRPPDREWEADLGWSDVLRVVALGDLPPDAAMELLDRRGVASELWDAVLRFAGGHPLALNLSAAVANSDHDADTTWAPTPDVVATLLHQLVGEVPSPQHRLALETCSHALTTTEDLLRAVVGEPAAELFAWLRRLPFVESDQDGIVPHDVVRSVLDADLRWRDPRGYRVMHTRVAAHLLHRARAASGDAALPAVRSLYHILQDSAVMAPFALRHGGGAVYPDQARPADHATLRQLARQADGADDLVGFWLERQPEAFDVYRRSRDGAIDGFQVTLRLPSPAPEELAADPVVAAVWAHAASAPPRPGEHILLTRFGYPLPDQRRSAIRDLMNIRTLQWWIRSERLAWSFLTLADEAVGVAEFIDHLPIHPRPIVDGRPYDLYAHDWRAVPLDMWAQRVTAWPLAGLATVPETVTAELTVLSRPQFDAAVRSAVKHFHDLPQLRTNPLARSRMVAEHESGRDGDPESARDDDPAVTLRGLLTEATELLRADPRDAKLHQVLVTTYLSGRITQEAAAQRLGLPASTYKRHLRGALHRLCESLWRRESR, via the coding sequence TTGGCGGACAGACTGCGTACGGCACGTGACGGAGCATTCGTCGGCCGTACCGCCGAAGTCGCCGCCTTCCGGGCCACACTGGCCGGCGCACCCGGCACCCGCCCGGTGTGGTACCTGCACGGACCCGGCGGCATCGGCAAATCCATGCTGCTGCGCCGGTTCGCCGTCGAGGCCCGCGACGCCGGACGGATCGTCGTCCAAGCAGACGGAGCCGGCATCGAACCGTCGCCGGACGGGTTCACCGCGGCCGCGTACGCCGCGACGAGCGGGGCACCCGCGGTGCTGCTGGTCGACACGTTCGAACGCTGCCAGGGTCTGGAAAGCTGGCTGCGGGACCGGTTCCTGCCGCAGATCTCCGACGGGGTCGTCGTGGTGATCGCCAGTCGCCGGCCACCGGACCGGGAGTGGGAAGCCGACCTCGGCTGGTCCGACGTGCTGCGCGTGGTGGCCCTCGGTGACCTGCCACCGGACGCGGCGATGGAACTGCTCGACCGGCGCGGCGTCGCGTCGGAGCTGTGGGACGCAGTGCTGCGCTTCGCCGGTGGCCACCCGCTGGCGCTCAACCTGTCGGCGGCGGTGGCCAACAGCGACCACGACGCCGACACCACCTGGGCACCGACGCCGGACGTGGTGGCCACGCTGCTGCACCAGCTGGTCGGTGAGGTGCCGTCGCCGCAGCATCGGCTCGCTCTGGAAACCTGTTCGCACGCGCTGACGACCACCGAGGACCTGCTGCGGGCGGTGGTCGGTGAGCCGGCCGCCGAACTGTTCGCGTGGCTGCGGCGGCTGCCGTTCGTCGAGTCCGATCAGGACGGTATCGTGCCGCACGACGTGGTCCGCAGCGTGCTCGACGCGGACCTGCGGTGGCGGGATCCGCGCGGATACCGGGTGATGCACACCCGGGTGGCGGCCCATTTGCTGCACCGGGCCCGCGCCGCGAGCGGCGACGCGGCGCTGCCAGCGGTCCGGTCGCTCTACCACATCCTGCAGGACAGTGCCGTCATGGCACCGTTCGCACTCCGCCACGGCGGCGGTGCCGTCTATCCCGACCAGGCGCGCCCGGCCGACCATGCCACGCTTCGGCAGCTGGCCCGGCAGGCCGACGGGGCCGACGACCTGGTCGGCTTCTGGCTGGAGCGGCAACCCGAGGCGTTCGACGTGTACCGGCGATCGCGTGACGGCGCCATCGACGGCTTCCAGGTGACGCTACGGCTGCCCAGCCCGGCACCCGAGGAACTGGCGGCCGACCCGGTGGTCGCGGCGGTCTGGGCGCACGCCGCGTCCGCCCCGCCCCGCCCCGGCGAACACATCCTGCTCACCCGGTTCGGCTATCCACTGCCCGACCAGCGGCGATCCGCGATCCGCGACCTGATGAACATCCGTACGCTGCAGTGGTGGATCCGCTCGGAGCGGCTGGCCTGGTCGTTTCTGACGTTGGCCGACGAGGCGGTCGGGGTGGCCGAATTCATCGATCACCTGCCGATCCATCCGCGTCCGATCGTCGACGGCCGGCCGTACGACCTGTACGCCCACGACTGGCGGGCGGTCCCACTGGACATGTGGGCCCAGCGGGTCACCGCGTGGCCGTTGGCGGGGCTGGCCACCGTCCCGGAGACCGTGACAGCGGAGCTGACCGTGCTGTCGCGTCCGCAGTTCGACGCGGCGGTCCGCAGCGCCGTCAAACACTTCCACGATCTGCCGCAGCTGCGGACCAACCCGTTGGCCCGCAGCCGGATGGTGGCCGAGCACGAGTCCGGCCGCGACGGCGATCCCGAGTCCGCTCGCGACGACGATCCCGCCGTGACGTTGCGCGGCCTGCTCACCGAGGCGACGGAGCTGCTGCGCGCCGACCCCCGCGACGCCAAGCTGCACCAGGTCCTGGTGACCACCTACCTGTCCGGACGGATCACTCAGGAAGCCGCGGCGCAGCGGCTCGGCCTGCCCGCCAGCACCTACAAGCGGCATCTGCGCGGCGCGCTGCATCGGCTGTGCGAGTCACTGTGGCGGCGCGAGTCCCGGTAG
- a CDS encoding AAA family ATPase produces the protein MTAGCGDSSSSLGQRLKQTREHHFVGRTAELALLRRALSNASEPFSVLYLHGPGGIGKSTLLRHFGDEATSAGRRVVHVDGRAVSPSPARFESAAGAALADESAVLLVDSFEHCQGLEDWLRDRFLPRLPDTVPVVLAGRDGPGPQWRADPAWRDLLKVVPLRNLPPENAVALLTRRGVPPELHESVLTFAGGHPLALRLAAEVAVTSDASVTSAWQPSQNVVETLLTQLIGDTPSPLHRHALEVCAHARTTTEELLRAALDTDPGPIFAWLRELPFIESDARGLHPHDVVRDALNHDLRWRDPQGFETMHRRLHSYLLGEALAATGSAVLPTVGAMMYLQRHAQVIRRYFTWQGEGEVFEDSYRPADRDAVTALATEAEGAESASIVRFWLDRQPENCFVYRSSATDAVVAFMIWLSLSDPDPQELQTDPVVATAWRHCRSTAPLRCGEHIGIARFMVHPPAYQRPSPVTDLVQMRMLAWFLHDKGLATHYLVLRDAEFWQPHLAYFDDHPVGTVPKVGGRPYHLYFHDWRLTPLMQWLAHNQQQLLYGMQPRPAQESAELLVLSRPEFDAAVRAGLRTWRRPDELATNPLTRSRLVVNQGGTDPRLALRDALAGAVDRLRDDERSHRVLVTTFLNGTPTQEAAADRLGLPFSTYRRHLARALDRLSDLLWEQELHG, from the coding sequence GTGACGGCCGGATGTGGCGACAGCAGCAGCAGTCTCGGCCAGCGTCTGAAGCAGACCCGAGAGCATCACTTCGTCGGCCGTACGGCCGAACTGGCTTTGCTGCGCCGGGCGCTCAGCAACGCCTCGGAGCCGTTCAGCGTGCTCTACCTGCACGGGCCGGGTGGCATCGGCAAGTCCACCCTGCTGCGGCACTTCGGCGACGAGGCCACGTCCGCCGGTCGCCGGGTGGTGCACGTCGACGGCCGGGCGGTCAGCCCGTCACCGGCCCGGTTCGAGTCGGCCGCCGGTGCGGCGTTGGCCGACGAATCGGCGGTGTTGCTGGTCGACTCGTTCGAGCACTGCCAAGGGCTGGAGGACTGGCTGCGGGACCGTTTCCTGCCCCGGCTGCCGGACACCGTACCGGTGGTCCTCGCCGGACGGGACGGGCCGGGTCCGCAGTGGCGGGCCGATCCGGCCTGGCGGGACCTGCTCAAGGTGGTTCCGCTGCGGAACCTGCCGCCGGAGAACGCGGTCGCGCTACTGACCCGCCGTGGCGTACCGCCCGAGCTCCACGAATCGGTCCTGACCTTCGCTGGCGGGCACCCATTGGCGCTCCGGCTGGCCGCCGAGGTCGCGGTCACCTCCGACGCCTCCGTCACCTCAGCCTGGCAGCCCAGCCAGAACGTGGTGGAGACGCTGCTCACCCAGTTGATCGGGGACACCCCGTCGCCACTGCACCGGCACGCCCTGGAGGTGTGCGCGCACGCCCGTACCACCACCGAGGAACTGCTGAGGGCGGCTCTGGACACTGATCCCGGTCCGATCTTCGCCTGGCTGCGCGAGCTACCGTTCATCGAGTCGGACGCCCGGGGTCTGCACCCCCACGACGTGGTACGCGACGCCCTCAACCACGATCTTCGCTGGCGTGACCCGCAGGGCTTCGAGACCATGCACCGGCGGCTGCACAGCTACCTGCTGGGCGAGGCGCTGGCCGCGACCGGTTCGGCGGTGCTGCCCACCGTCGGCGCGATGATGTACCTGCAACGCCACGCCCAGGTGATCCGGCGGTACTTCACCTGGCAGGGCGAGGGCGAGGTGTTCGAGGACAGCTACCGCCCCGCCGACCGGGACGCCGTGACGGCGCTGGCCACCGAGGCCGAAGGCGCGGAGTCTGCCTCGATCGTACGGTTCTGGCTGGACCGTCAGCCGGAAAACTGCTTCGTCTACCGGAGCTCGGCGACGGACGCCGTGGTCGCGTTCATGATCTGGCTGAGCCTGTCCGATCCGGATCCGCAGGAGCTGCAGACCGATCCGGTGGTCGCCACGGCGTGGCGGCACTGCCGATCGACCGCGCCGCTGCGCTGCGGGGAGCACATCGGGATCGCCCGGTTCATGGTGCATCCGCCGGCGTACCAGCGGCCGTCGCCGGTGACCGACCTGGTCCAGATGCGGATGCTGGCCTGGTTCCTGCACGACAAGGGCCTGGCCACGCACTACCTGGTGCTGCGGGACGCCGAGTTCTGGCAGCCGCACCTGGCCTACTTCGACGACCATCCGGTCGGTACGGTGCCGAAGGTCGGCGGCCGCCCGTACCACCTGTACTTCCACGACTGGCGGTTGACTCCGCTGATGCAGTGGCTGGCGCACAACCAGCAGCAGCTGCTGTACGGCATGCAGCCCCGGCCGGCGCAGGAGAGCGCCGAGCTGCTGGTGCTGTCCCGGCCGGAGTTCGACGCCGCCGTCCGGGCCGGGCTGCGTACCTGGCGTCGTCCCGACGAGTTGGCCACGAATCCGCTGACCCGCAGTCGGCTGGTCGTCAACCAGGGCGGCACCGACCCCCGGCTGGCGTTGCGGGACGCGCTGGCTGGTGCGGTCGACCGGCTCCGCGACGACGAACGGTCGCACCGCGTGCTCGTCACCACCTTTCTCAACGGCACGCCGACCCAGGAAGCCGCTGCGGATCGGCTGGGTCTGCCGTTCAGCACCTATCGCCGGCACCTGGCCCGGGCCCTGGACCGGCTCAGTGACCTGCTGTGGGAACAGGAACTGCACGGCTGA
- a CDS encoding ATP-dependent RecD-like DNA helicase: MTSTTPPVAAPTGPPRGSVLEAVLERITYANEETGYTIARVATDRSGADLLTVVGSLLGVQPGESVRLVGRWGSHPKYGRQFEVHSYTTVLPATVQGIERYLGSGLIKGIGPKMAGRIVAHFGADTLRVIEEEATRLVEVPGLGPKRTSLIAKAWIEQQAIKEVMIFLQGVGVSTSLAVRIYKKYGDASISIVRNEPYRLAADVWGIGFKTADTIAQAVGIPHDSPQRIKAGIQYTLSEAADNGHCYLPEPNLCTDAAGILGVAVELVRDALAALVAEEGVVREAVPNPTSDGSTIPAVYLVPFHRAECSLAGSLLRLLHHRADRLSAFADVDWGRALAWLRAGTGADLAPEQEQAVRLALTSKVAVLTGGPGCGKSFTVKSIITLAAAKGAKIVLAAPTGRAAKRMTELTGHPAATVHRLLQLRPGGDPTYDRDNPIDADLIVVDEASMLDLILANKLVKAVAPGAHLLLVGDVDQLPSVGAGEVLRDVLAAPAVPQVRLTRIFRQAQESGVVVNAHRINAGEQPRTDGMADFFLFAADDPEAVAGLVVDVVARRIPRKFRVPARDIQVLAPMHRGPAGAGNLNIALQEALAPPRDDRPERRHGARVFRINDKVIQIRNNYDKGTAGVFNGTIGVVTAISTEDRKLTVRTDEDEDIEYEFDELDELQHAYAITVHRSQGSEYPAVVIPITMSSYTLLQRNLLYTAVTRAKKLVVLVGSRKAIAIAVRTAGAGRRHTALTHRLAPD, from the coding sequence GTGACGTCGACCACTCCACCGGTAGCCGCGCCGACCGGGCCGCCGCGCGGCTCGGTGCTGGAAGCCGTGCTGGAACGGATCACGTACGCCAACGAGGAGACCGGATACACCATCGCCCGGGTCGCCACCGACCGCTCCGGGGCCGATCTGCTGACCGTGGTTGGCTCGCTGCTCGGCGTACAGCCGGGGGAGAGCGTGCGGCTGGTCGGCCGCTGGGGGTCGCACCCCAAGTACGGCCGGCAGTTCGAGGTCCACTCGTACACGACCGTACTGCCGGCGACGGTGCAGGGCATCGAACGCTACCTCGGATCCGGCCTGATCAAGGGGATCGGGCCGAAGATGGCCGGCCGGATCGTCGCCCATTTCGGCGCCGACACGCTGCGGGTCATCGAGGAAGAGGCGACCCGCCTCGTCGAAGTGCCCGGTCTCGGCCCGAAACGGACGTCGCTGATCGCCAAGGCGTGGATCGAACAGCAGGCGATCAAGGAAGTGATGATCTTCCTGCAGGGCGTCGGGGTGTCCACCTCGCTCGCCGTACGGATCTACAAGAAGTACGGCGACGCGTCGATCTCGATCGTGCGCAACGAGCCGTACCGGCTGGCCGCCGACGTCTGGGGCATCGGCTTCAAGACCGCCGACACGATCGCGCAGGCGGTCGGCATCCCACACGACAGCCCGCAACGGATCAAGGCCGGCATCCAGTACACCCTGTCGGAGGCCGCCGACAACGGCCACTGCTACCTGCCGGAACCCAACCTGTGCACGGACGCCGCCGGCATTCTCGGCGTCGCCGTCGAACTGGTCCGGGACGCGCTCGCCGCGCTGGTCGCCGAGGAAGGCGTGGTACGCGAGGCGGTGCCGAACCCGACCAGCGACGGCAGCACCATCCCGGCGGTCTACTTGGTGCCGTTCCACCGCGCCGAATGCTCGCTGGCCGGCAGCCTGCTGCGGCTGCTGCACCACCGTGCCGACCGGCTGTCGGCGTTCGCCGACGTCGACTGGGGCCGGGCGTTGGCCTGGCTGCGGGCCGGGACCGGCGCGGACCTCGCCCCCGAACAGGAGCAGGCGGTACGGCTGGCGCTGACGTCGAAGGTCGCGGTGCTGACCGGCGGGCCGGGCTGCGGCAAGTCGTTCACCGTCAAGTCGATCATCACTCTGGCCGCCGCCAAGGGCGCCAAGATCGTGCTGGCCGCGCCGACCGGCCGGGCGGCGAAACGGATGACCGAGCTGACCGGCCATCCGGCCGCCACCGTGCACCGGCTGCTGCAACTGCGGCCGGGCGGGGATCCGACGTACGACCGGGACAACCCGATCGACGCGGACCTGATCGTCGTCGACGAGGCCTCGATGCTCGACCTGATCCTGGCCAACAAGCTGGTCAAGGCGGTGGCACCGGGAGCCCATCTGCTGCTGGTCGGCGACGTCGACCAGCTGCCGTCGGTCGGTGCCGGCGAGGTGCTGCGCGACGTGCTCGCCGCGCCGGCCGTACCGCAGGTGCGGTTGACCCGGATCTTCCGGCAGGCCCAGGAGTCCGGGGTGGTGGTCAACGCGCACCGGATCAACGCGGGCGAGCAGCCCCGCACCGACGGGATGGCCGACTTCTTCCTGTTCGCCGCTGACGACCCGGAGGCGGTCGCCGGCCTGGTCGTCGACGTCGTCGCCCGACGCATCCCGCGTAAGTTCCGGGTGCCCGCCCGCGACATCCAGGTGCTCGCCCCGATGCACCGGGGCCCGGCCGGGGCGGGCAACCTCAACATCGCGTTGCAGGAGGCGCTCGCGCCACCGCGTGACGACCGGCCGGAGCGGCGGCACGGCGCGCGGGTGTTCCGGATCAACGACAAGGTCATCCAGATCCGCAACAACTACGACAAAGGTACGGCCGGGGTCTTCAATGGCACCATCGGCGTGGTCACCGCGATCAGCACCGAGGACCGCAAACTCACCGTCCGCACGGATGAGGACGAGGACATCGAGTACGAGTTCGACGAGCTGGACGAGCTGCAACACGCGTACGCCATCACGGTGCACCGCTCGCAGGGCAGCGAGTATCCGGCGGTGGTCATCCCGATCACCATGAGCTCGTACACGCTGCTGCAGCGCAACCTGCTCTATACGGCGGTGACCAGGGCGAAGAAGCTCGTGGTGCTGGTCGGCTCCCGCAAGGCGATCGCGATCGCGGTCCGTACGGCCGGGGCGGGCCGCCGGCACACCGCACTCACCCACCGCCTGGCACCCGACTGA
- the mscL gene encoding large conductance mechanosensitive channel protein MscL: protein MLKGFKDFILRGNVIDLAVGIVIGAAFTAVVTQLTKSFLEPFIRLFTVIVTGSEDGIAGSVVTIRGVSFDWPAFVNAVITFALTAAALYFLVVLPMNRLAERRRRGEEPPPAAPSEEIKLLTEIRDALVAGARPGAPRPAADDLLGRPGGEDQRYR, encoded by the coding sequence ATGTTGAAGGGCTTCAAGGATTTCATCCTGCGGGGCAACGTGATCGACTTGGCGGTCGGCATCGTCATCGGAGCGGCCTTCACCGCCGTGGTGACCCAGTTGACCAAGTCGTTCCTCGAACCGTTCATCCGGCTGTTCACCGTGATCGTGACCGGCAGCGAGGACGGCATCGCCGGATCGGTGGTCACCATTCGTGGCGTGTCGTTCGACTGGCCGGCCTTCGTCAACGCGGTGATCACGTTCGCTCTCACCGCAGCCGCGCTCTACTTCCTGGTCGTGCTCCCGATGAACCGGCTGGCCGAACGTCGTCGCCGGGGCGAGGAGCCGCCGCCGGCCGCGCCGAGCGAGGAGATCAAGCTGCTCACCGAGATCCGGGACGCACTCGTCGCCGGCGCCCGCCCCGGCGCGCCCCGCCCGGCCGCCGACGATCTGCTCGGCCGCCCCGGTGGAGAGGACCAGCGGTACCGCTGA
- a CDS encoding FadR/GntR family transcriptional regulator produces MTPPAPSPTSPPSPTAVARPARSRQTLVRQAIESLREQIAAGDWPLGSRIPTEPKLAEALGVGRNTVREAVRALVHAGVLECRQGSGTYVVSTDELAGAVARRCATAAWAETVEVRRAFEVEAARLAALRRTDADLRTLDRALAAREAAWDGGDLTEFVEADVALHTAILAAAHNDMLAELYASIGAAMRATVAEAVGPHLHPDQHVDHARLVEAIRDRDPDRAAHEAAAYLTTD; encoded by the coding sequence ATGACACCACCGGCACCTTCCCCTACGTCCCCTCCGTCCCCTACGGCCGTCGCCCGGCCCGCCCGGTCTCGGCAGACCCTGGTCCGCCAGGCGATCGAGTCGCTACGGGAACAGATCGCCGCAGGCGACTGGCCGCTCGGCTCCCGCATCCCCACCGAGCCCAAGCTCGCCGAAGCGCTCGGTGTCGGTCGCAACACCGTCCGGGAAGCGGTCCGGGCCCTGGTCCACGCGGGCGTACTGGAGTGCCGTCAGGGTTCCGGCACCTACGTGGTGTCCACCGACGAACTGGCCGGGGCCGTGGCCCGGCGGTGCGCCACCGCCGCCTGGGCGGAGACCGTCGAAGTCCGCCGCGCCTTCGAGGTCGAGGCGGCCCGGCTCGCCGCGCTACGGCGTACCGACGCCGATCTTCGTACGCTCGACCGAGCCCTGGCCGCCCGGGAGGCCGCCTGGGACGGCGGCGACCTGACCGAGTTCGTGGAGGCCGACGTCGCCCTGCACACGGCGATCCTGGCCGCCGCGCACAACGACATGCTCGCTGAGCTGTACGCCTCGATCGGTGCCGCGATGCGGGCCACGGTGGCCGAGGCGGTCGGCCCACACTTGCATCCCGACCAGCACGTCGACCACGCGCGGCTGGTCGAGGCGATCCGGGACCGCGACCCGGACCGGGCCGCGCACGAGGCGGCGGCCTATCTGACGACCGACTGA
- a CDS encoding MFS transporter, with protein sequence MVLVALNLRMAITSLGPLLDEVRTGLPMSALQAGVVTTLPALAFAVVGSATPWLVRRFSPPRLLVAAMGALALGQLLRVATGNAWLFVSTSALALAGIAVANVLLPMLVRQYFPHRIGLVTGAYSMSLTVGASVAAGSAVPIAHAAGGWRVGLGFWALVAVAAAALWAPIAWRSRRRASGARTGVGVGVGAPRPAVAGRARIRAGRTRLGWLMAVFFGAQSFAAYAQMGWLAQLFRDAGFRAETAGLLLAGVTAVSVPIAMAMPTLAGRMTSLRPLVLGTALASGLSYAGLLWSPYDLALVWMVLLALGQGTFPMALAMIGLRARTGAGIVSLSAFTQSVGYLIAALGPLAVGLLYGRTGDWVAPIGLLFVALLVQTGTGWSIARPQWIEDELRGPADRPEAASAG encoded by the coding sequence ATGGTGCTCGTCGCGCTCAACCTGCGGATGGCGATCACCAGCCTCGGCCCGCTGCTCGACGAGGTCCGTACCGGTTTGCCGATGTCCGCCCTGCAGGCCGGGGTGGTGACCACCCTGCCGGCGTTGGCCTTCGCCGTGGTCGGGTCGGCCACCCCGTGGCTGGTCCGCCGGTTCTCCCCGCCGCGACTGCTGGTGGCGGCGATGGGCGCGCTGGCGCTCGGCCAACTGCTGCGGGTGGCGACCGGCAACGCCTGGCTGTTCGTGTCGACCAGCGCGCTGGCGCTGGCCGGGATCGCGGTCGCCAACGTTCTGCTGCCCATGCTGGTGCGGCAGTACTTCCCGCACCGGATCGGCCTGGTGACCGGCGCGTACAGCATGTCGCTGACCGTCGGTGCCTCGGTGGCCGCCGGGTCGGCGGTGCCGATCGCCCACGCGGCGGGCGGCTGGCGCGTCGGGCTCGGCTTCTGGGCGCTGGTCGCGGTGGCCGCCGCCGCGCTGTGGGCGCCGATCGCCTGGCGGAGCCGGCGACGGGCCAGCGGTGCCCGTACCGGTGTTGGTGTTGGTGTTGGTGCCCCGCGCCCGGCGGTTGCCGGCAGGGCTCGGATCCGGGCGGGCCGGACGCGGTTGGGTTGGCTGATGGCGGTGTTCTTCGGCGCCCAGTCGTTCGCCGCGTACGCGCAGATGGGCTGGTTGGCGCAGCTGTTTCGGGACGCCGGCTTCCGGGCGGAGACCGCCGGGCTGCTCCTGGCCGGCGTCACGGCGGTCAGCGTGCCGATCGCGATGGCGATGCCGACGTTGGCCGGCCGGATGACCAGCCTGCGGCCGCTGGTGCTGGGCACCGCGTTGGCGTCCGGGCTGAGCTACGCCGGGCTGCTGTGGTCGCCGTACGACCTGGCGTTGGTCTGGATGGTGCTGCTCGCCCTCGGTCAGGGCACCTTCCCGATGGCGCTTGCTATGATCGGGCTACGGGCCCGGACCGGTGCGGGCATCGTCTCGCTGTCGGCGTTCACCCAGAGCGTCGGTTACCTGATCGCGGCGCTCGGTCCGCTGGCGGTGGGCCTGCTGTACGGGCGGACCGGTGACTGGGTTGCCCCGATCGGCCTGCTCTTCGTGGCGTTGCTGGTGCAGACCGGCACCGGCTGGTCGATCGCCCGGCCGCAGTGGATCGAGGACGAGCTGCGCGGGCCGGCCGATCGGCCGGAGGCGGCCTCAGCCGGCTGA
- a CDS encoding STAS domain-containing protein, with the protein MSLTVQTEQRGDVVVVSVGGELDMATAPQLQDQITDLLDKGRSQLVFDLADVSFCDSTGLSVFVRAKNGCDEAGGIVRLAAPQRGVLRILEVSGLVEVLQTFPTVDEAVSAPLPAPTD; encoded by the coding sequence ATGTCCTTGACGGTGCAGACAGAGCAGCGCGGTGACGTCGTCGTCGTGTCGGTCGGTGGTGAGCTGGACATGGCCACCGCACCACAGCTCCAGGATCAGATAACGGATCTACTGGACAAAGGTCGCAGCCAGCTGGTCTTCGACCTAGCGGACGTCTCGTTCTGCGACTCTACCGGTTTGTCGGTCTTCGTCCGGGCCAAGAACGGCTGCGACGAAGCCGGCGGCATCGTCCGGCTGGCCGCACCACAACGCGGCGTGCTGCGGATCCTGGAGGTCAGCGGACTGGTCGAGGTGCTGCAGACCTTTCCGACCGTCGACGAGGCCGTCTCCGCACCGCTACCCGCGCCCACCGACTGA